A single genomic interval of Alphaproteobacteria bacterium harbors:
- a CDS encoding tyrosine-type recombinase/integrase, with product MQNSSVHRQKLTKRLVESITPDQTKRKYVWDTEIIGFGLRIYPTGRKSYFVQFRNQYRKNCKIKIGVHGNITTERARDVAVQLMLKVNAGEDPTHENKAKRLKPAIEELARKYLELHAKINKKTKGYTEDRAMLQNIILKSLGTLKVEEITSQDILKIHKNLKKTPYMANRVRSLLSKMFSLSIQWGWRNTNPVLGVERYQEHNRNRWLKEEELQRLWKVLKVYRDQNIANAICLLILTGSRRNEVLHAKWEQFDLEKGIWTKPAHTTKQKKMEHLPLSSQALDLIKKIQTEVKGPYLFPGRVQGRPLQGIKKSWEIIKNRADLRDVRLHDLRHTHASHLVSSGLSLSIVGKLLGHTQAATTQRYAHLADKTLRQATSLP from the coding sequence CGTACATCGACAAAAACTCACTAAACGTCTTGTTGAAAGCATTACTCCAGATCAAACGAAGCGTAAATATGTATGGGATACAGAAATTATAGGTTTTGGCTTGCGTATTTATCCGACTGGACGTAAAAGCTATTTTGTCCAGTTTCGTAATCAATACCGTAAGAACTGTAAGATAAAAATAGGCGTACATGGTAATATTACCACAGAAAGAGCACGTGATGTAGCTGTACAACTCATGTTGAAAGTAAATGCGGGTGAAGACCCCACTCACGAGAATAAAGCTAAAAGGTTAAAACCAGCTATAGAAGAGCTTGCTCGAAAGTATCTTGAATTGCATGCTAAAATTAATAAAAAGACCAAAGGTTACACAGAAGACCGAGCTATGCTTCAAAATATAATTTTGAAGAGTTTAGGGACCTTAAAAGTTGAGGAAATTACTTCTCAAGACATCCTTAAGATTCATAAAAACCTCAAAAAAACTCCTTATATGGCCAATCGTGTTCGCTCACTTTTAAGCAAAATGTTTAGTCTCTCAATTCAATGGGGATGGAGGAACACCAATCCTGTTTTAGGTGTAGAGAGATACCAGGAGCACAACAGAAATCGATGGCTTAAAGAAGAGGAATTGCAACGTTTATGGAAAGTTCTCAAAGTATATCGGGACCAAAATATTGCGAATGCCATTTGCCTATTAATTTTAACGGGCTCAAGAAGGAACGAAGTTTTGCATGCCAAATGGGAACAATTTGACTTAGAAAAAGGAATATGGACAAAACCTGCGCATACAACCAAACAAAAGAAAATGGAACATCTCCCTCTATCCTCACAAGCTCTTGATCTCATAAAAAAAATTCAAACCGAGGTAAAGGGCCCATATCTCTTTCCTGGAAGGGTTCAAGGCAGACCTCTTCAAGGAATCAAAAAATCTTGGGAAATAATTAAAAACCGCGCAGATCTAAGAGATGTGCGACTTCATGATCTCCGTCATACACATGCATCGCATCTTGTCTCAAGCGGTCTAAGCTTGAGCATTGTTGGAAAACTACTAGGTCATACTCAAGCGGC